A stretch of the Leptotrichia sp. oral taxon 223 genome encodes the following:
- a CDS encoding lipopolysaccharide biosynthesis protein, whose product MDNKNQQIIDANLIIKIIYKNKLLIALTTIIVVILSTVFVFVNKSFKSDITLYGNDKVLTEIGENSQSSLNSFDFYSYLKKNSKTLRNVNLPEDKFFKEMTTRLTAQSENNDPTVKVKFTTNNKTEGENFAKEYPALAQGYLLERKNNFLDTQIKLLEQQYSFLTQNIDIRTTKDSLTDTLVSRLAYYRLLRNDSNPVVKYVNSITKPALNKKLVIAGSLFLGLFLGILIAFMKEFSTTLDWEDIKKRKN is encoded by the coding sequence ATGGATAATAAAAATCAACAAATAATTGACGCCAACTTGATAATCAAGATTATTTATAAAAATAAACTGTTAATCGCTTTAACTACAATAATAGTCGTGATACTTTCCACAGTTTTTGTCTTTGTAAACAAATCCTTTAAATCAGACATTACCCTTTATGGAAATGATAAAGTCCTTACTGAAATTGGAGAAAATTCACAGTCTTCATTAAATTCTTTTGACTTTTACTCTTACTTGAAAAAAAATTCAAAAACTTTGAGAAATGTAAATTTGCCAGAGGATAAGTTCTTTAAGGAAATGACAACAAGATTGACAGCACAGTCTGAAAATAATGATCCGACAGTAAAAGTAAAATTCACTACAAATAACAAAACTGAAGGGGAAAATTTTGCAAAAGAGTACCCAGCACTTGCACAAGGCTATCTGCTTGAAAGAAAAAATAACTTTTTGGATACACAAATAAAATTATTGGAGCAGCAATACAGCTTTTTAACACAAAATATTGACATACGAACTACAAAAGACTCATTAACAGATACGTTAGTTTCAAGATTGGCATATTACCGTCTATTAAGAAATGACTCAAATCCAGTTGTTAAATATGTAAATTCCATAACAAAACCTGCATTGAATAAAAAGCTTGTTATAGCTGGTTCTCTGTTTTTAGGACTATTTTTAGGAATTTTGATTGCTTTTATGAAAGAATTTTCTACTACATTAGACTGGGAAGACATTAAAAAAAGAAAAAATTAG